GCCTGTGACTGGACCTGACACAGGAGCGCAGGACGGGAAGACGCGGGTGACGTGTCTGTCGGCCAGGGGAGGAGCGCGGGCGGGGTACGTGGGGTCTCCTCGCCTCTCGCTTCTTCTGCCTGGTGGACTCGACTGGACTGGACTGAGAGGACCTCATGTTGGGCTGGGCCGGCCCCGATACGTCTACTACTAATACGTTCGCTAGCACctttaaggctggacgaaaaactcgaagctcgttagctcgctcggctcgtggctagctcgactcggctcggctcggctcgttaagataacgagccgagccgagccaagattttagctcgttagctataacgagccaactcgagccagctcgcgagccgctcgcgagctaaacgagccaagcttccaggaaaaaaagtatcatttaaggtagttagatgcatgaatactatagtattttattatacttgtatatatattagcgcatattaatttttttatttgatttaaggttgttagattcatttcttttgtattattattattctcaaactttaaataaatgcaaatattatattttgtgtatttttatacctggctcgcgagcttaacgagccagctcgagcttttaacgagccgagccgagctggctttctggctcgttaggataacgagccgagccgagctagctcgttatcttaacgagccaaaacgagccgagcccaaacgagccgagctggctcgttatccagccttactaGCACCCACGTTACTGTAGTAGTACGTCTGTAGGCTGTGTTGACGGCCGGGCCACGTGGCCACCTGCTATTTGGTATGGCGCCGTATCGGCAGCGACGACGACATCACGTCCATCTTCTGGCAGCGGTCGTCCGGGGCCCACCGTACTCATCCTAGTTTAAGCTTCCGTTTGACTAGAGAAGAAGGGCGGCGCCACTTAggcccgtcacatcgaatcttacagcACATGTAtaaagtactaaatatagacgaaaaaaaactaattgcacagttgggtgagaaatcgcgagacgaaactttcgaacctaattagtccataattagatactaattaccaaatacaaacgaaagtgctacagtaccaaaaaccccaaaaaaatcggatctaaacggggccttactaAAACGAATCATTGTATATTGGGATGTTCCTTGTCCTAACCCTTTTGAACTCTCCAACAACACACAATTAGGCCGGTCTCCATAAAGGTTTTCGTAGCCCAGTTTGTAATACATCCATATTTTTAAAACGGTGCTTAAGAATTTTATCTCCACGAAACTCTCTCTGCTCCTATGGAATTTTCATCATCTCTATCTTCATCAATACGGTGCCACATCAGCATATTTATTGCCCATGAAACTCTGATTAAACCCCATTGAGACTAGCCTTAGAAACCAGCAACTTgtgcaagaaagaaagaaaagaaaccaGCAAAACCAAATTTATTTATAAAACGAATCCTCCGTGAATCGTGAACGTGCCTCGGCGACATGAAGACGTTAAACGATGACTGCGCACAAATCTGATGAGATATTGATATGAGTATACAACTACGGATCcattggaaagtagacttgaTAAGCTATCGATGAAGTGCTAGAACGTTTAAATCGGAGTCCGTACGAAGCCGTGGTAACCATCACAAGTTTGAACTGTTCGGTAGTCCGAACCAAAATACTAAAACACATTGGATTTGGACTCTTTGTTTCCTTGGGCTAAAATTGAGGTAAGGGTCCGGTGAAGGACGATAGAAGTAATTGGATTTGTTCCCCAAACAACTTTATTAACCTTTCAAGCTTTCAATATGCAATCGAACGTTCCCTTCATCCTTGCacgtaattctaaaaaaaatgaaaatataCGAACTTCATGGTGCAACGCTAATTCATGCGATGTATCAATGATAAGTCTCACGTAAAATGATTGTGTCTTTGGTTTACAAGTGGTTAAATGGTCATTGAGCCGGCTGTTGTCATGCGGCTTTTGAAGAGGCGCGTGGCCAAATCTCTAGTTTGCGGTCTTCCGGCGGACACGAGCGCAAGTGAGACAAGCTTTCAATGCTAGCGCGGGCAGGACGAGCGATCTTCGGCAGGGGGAGGGGGCGCGAACCAACGTGGATTGggcttgttgtaaaaaaaaaaaaaacgtggaCGGGGTAGTGTGTCGTGATAAGAAAGGGAGAACAAAACAATACTAGTGGTGAAGAAAAACTACACAAAGGCACCAAAAAAAGAGAGGCTAACACATTTGGTTGCGTAAGCATATTTGGCCTGTGTGACAAAGACAACCATAGTGAGGTGAGAAACAAGACGCGAACCTTGAACCATCGTTCTAGCTTGTGTAAGCATGTTTGGTTGTAAGCCACGACATGCCACGTACATAACTGGTGATGGTCATGGAAATCGAAGGTGTTGTTTGGTTTTTTACAAAGCTGCGGCAGCCACATCACGTACAGTTCATTTTCTTGCCAAACCTTAGACGCAGTATTTCTCTGTGACAAACTTCAGCGGCGCCACAGCTTGGCGTGGCAACCAAATACGGGAAACCAAACAGCTTATAAAAGATGAGCTGTTGTGTTTAGATCTCTATTGATGAAAAATAGGTATGTTAAATACATGTAGGCTTGTCACTATTTGTAATAATTAGCCGTCTGAAAATTATCATCCTAAATATTTTGTGGCTATTTTAAATTGGACGCAGCAAATGCTACTCActttgtttcaaattataagacgttttgacttttctaaaatCATAACTTTTGCTACGTACCTAGATAAATATACAtgatatatctagatgcataatatCAATTTAAAATCAATTTAAAGATGCCAAAACATATTATGATTTGAAATTGAGAAATGTGACGGTTCAAGAGATAAAGGTCatattcgtttctcttataatctttttttttctctgcGAATGTGAGACACGGTTTCCAGTAACCGCCACGTCAGCAGCAACGCCCAGCTGGCGATCGTTATCGCTAAACCACCAACCCAACCCATCACTTTCCCTTCCCGTCTCGCTCCGGATTTCACCCACTCCCAGACCCGGCAAGCGCCGGCCGGCCACTGCCATTTCGGATCCGGGCCCGCTCGCGGTCGCGGGTCCCCGAACCCGGCCACCGGCGGCCGGCAGCCATGAAGCGCGCGCGCAGCTCCGAGGGATTCCTCGGCGTGAGCCGGCTGCGCGCGCGCCGGGGCCTGGGTGCGCCGCTCCTCGCCGTGGCGGCGTTCGCCTACCTACTGTTCGTGTCCATCAAGCTCGCTGGCCTCGGCGGCGCGGGGCCCGCGCCTGCTGCCGTCGGCCGCCGCCTGGCCACCGCCGGCGCGGGCGAGCCGTCTGCTCGCGCGAGGGGCGGCGGGGGCGTGTCCGGGTACGGCCGCATCACCGGCGAGATCCTCCGGCGGCGGGAGGCCGTCGAGGCGCGGCCGGAGCGGTGGGGCCGGCGGCTGGGGAACTTCATGGAGCTGGAGCGCGTGGCGGCCGAGGCGTGGGCGCTCGGGGCCGCCGCGTGGGAGGAGGCCTCCGCGTTCGCCGGCGACGTCGGCGACTCCATCGCCTCCCGCGACGTCGCCGGGGAGGGCGCTGCGGCCAAGTGCCCCGGCTCGCTCGCGCTCGGCGCCGGGGAGACCGCGGCGTTCCTGCCGTGCGGGCTGGCCGCCGGGTCGGCGTTGACGGTGGTGGGGACGGCGCGCGCGGCGCGGCCCGAGTACGTCGAGGCGCTGGAGCGGAGCGGCGCGGGCAACGGGACGGTGCTGGTGGCGCAGTTCGCGGTGGAGCTGCGCGGCCTGCGCGCCGCCGACGGCGAGGAGCCGCCGAGGATACTCCACCTCAACCCGCGGCTCCGTGGCGACTGGAGCGGTCGCCCCGTGCTAGAGATGAACACCTGCTTCCGAATGCAGTGGGGCAGGGCGCAGCGCTGCGACGGCACCCCTTCCAGAGACGATGACCTGGGTAAGAGGCGCGCTTCAACAATTGTTTGTTTCGAAATTTGAATTAAAATGCAAGTAGCAAACTTGGCATGCTTATTAATTGGACAATGCAAGCTCCCTGTTCTTGGGAAATGGTAAGAAACACATAGTAGTCACTAGTCAGTATGGAACAATATGCTTTCATGACGCATCCGTTGATGTTTTGAATAATTTTGTCCAGAACCTTGTTAATTCTTCACcggtttagagcatctccaagagattcTGTATCCTTCCTAAatgttaggaatagagattttgatgaaaaactaccctccaacagtttctctaaatggttatccaaatatagccTTCTTCTGTTCCGGGTTTTTTCGCTAgcaaaaaatagaagacgagaatggctctctagagtgcgcacgagatatagaaaaactgttaggagagtgaaaagatatagaaaacgatttttatgcaaatgactcttcaaaagatgatttagagagtgggaTTTAGAAAGGCTCTTGGAGACGCTCTTATGTAATTTTATTTGTTCTTGTGCGTCTATTATTGTTTGCGGCGGTTGGTTGAAGTATAAGGTATTGGGTGGATGAGCACTGATGAAAGGTCAAAAAACGGATTACTGACAAAGGTGCTAAATCGGTGCTAAATCTATATGCGTCGTATTGTAATGTGTTGCTTGCATTGCTGCTCGTGTCTGTTGCTACCTTATGGCTGCCACCTTTAGTCCTTCGTACTTATTCTTGCAGATTGTTAACTTTGCAGTCGATGGATTCAAAAAATGTGAGAAATGGGAGCGGCAGGACATAGTTGAGTCGAAGgaaacaaagacaagctcatggTTCAACAGATTTATCGGGCGAGCAAAGAAACCTGAAATGACATGGCCATTTCCATTTTCAGAGGGGAAGATGTTTGTTCTCACTATCCAAGCTGGCATTGAAGGATATCATATTAATGTGGGAGGCCGCCATGTTGCCTCATTTCCTCATAGGATGGTAAATTTTAGTTCCCTTGCCAAAGAATACATTCCATTGTAGAGATATTTCGAAGTTCTGGCAAAGAAATCACTGGGTACTTATTTTTTTATTGCCAATATTTGTCAGGGATTCACTCTCGAAGATGCAACAGGTTTAGCCATAACAGGGGGCATAGATGTTCACTCTGTATATGCAACAGCGCTTCCAAAGGCCCATCCTAGTTTTTCTCTCCTACAAGTCTTGGAAATGTCTGAAAGGTGGAAGGCTCGCCCTGTCCCAGAGGAACCAATTCATCTTTTCATCGGCATCCTCTCTGCTACAAACCATTTTGCTGAGCGCATGGCTATTAGGAAAACTTGGATGCAGTTTCCGGCTATCCAATTGGGGAATGCAGTTGCCCGGTTCTTTGTCGCGCTGGTATGATTTGTTCTCATGATTTCACAATGGTTCAATCATAACAGTATCATTATGAGTTTGTGACGTGCTTCCTTCTGTAGAGCCACAGAAAGGAGATAAACGCAGCACTAAAGAAGGAAGCAGAATATTTTGGGGACATAGTAATTCTGCCATTTATCGACCGGTATGAGCTGGTGGTTCTGAAAACAGTTGCGATATGTCAATACGGGGTTAGTTATGCTACATTCGTGTTAAATGTCTATTTCCAATGTATCATCCGACATTGACAAATGCTGACTGGTGAGAGCCATTTGCTTATGTATAGGTGCAAAACGTCACTGCAGATTACATCATGAAGTGCGACGACGACACCTTTGTGCGTCTGGATATAGTATTGCAACAAATCACTACCTACAACAGAACCTTACCTCTGTATCTGGGCAACCTGAATCTCTTGCACAGGCCTCAAAGAAGGGGCAAATGGGCCGTCACCTACGAGGTACCTTAGCGCCGACGCAAGCGCCATGGATCTGCAATTTTAACATGCATATGTTTTCTCACTCGAAGCGTGCGCCTGCAGGAATGGCCTGAAGCTGCGTATCCCCCGTATGCCAATGGACCTGGCTACGTTATCTCGGCCGACATCGCGAGAGACATAGCATCCCGGCATACAAATCACTCCCTACGGGTGAGGTTCACTGTCTTAAGTCTTAACCGCGATACATCTGTATACCTTTTGCCCACCGCGCCTTCCGCCAACGCCTCCTGACGGGCCATCTTCCATGCTGCTTGCAGCTGTTCAAGATGGAGGATGTGAGCATGGGCATGTGGGTGGAGGACTACAACACCAGCGCCCCCGTGCAGTACGTCCACAGCTGGAGGTTCTGCCAGTTCGGCTGCGTGGATAACTACTTCACGGCGCACTACCAGTCCCCCAGGCAGATGCTGTGCCTCTGGGAGAAACTGTCAGCACGGCGTGCGAGCTGCTGTAACTACAGATAACATGAGGCTCCAGGGGGAAATGGTGGCCTAGGTGTGATATCCCCCATCACAGGATGCTGTAGAACAGGGGAGAGGTTGGATCAAGGTTCATGATCTCTGTTCCGTTCGCCTGGCTTCAGTGTCACACAACCATCTGCTTGATAACTAACGCCAGAAACCATCATCTCGATCTCGACATCACAGTGTTCTTTGGTTCTTTATACATTGAAGGTATATACCAGATAAGGGTGTGATCAACTGCACTGAGGTGAATGCAGAcatgaggagaggagaggagaggaggagtgGGTGGGAATTCACATAGGCTGCTTGTACAGGCGCCGGCCATTTGTAGAACTGCAAATCTGTACCCACTGATTTGGTGGGCAGTCTGAAACTCTGAATGGAATGGAAATCCATCTCCCCATGTGTCATGTTTGCAGATCTGTGTGTTCTACTAGTATACTCCTGCTTGTACGAGTCGATGACGTATTTGACATCACGGAACTCCTTGTTGGAGTCGGCGCACCGCGCACAGCTGCTGGACCGGGGTGGGGTCTCCACGGCAAGAAAACCCGTGTGGTGTCCGGTGGTTTTGCCAAGACCTCCTTCCGTTACAAGCCTGAAGGCGAGCAAAAAGCGAAACTTCGGGGGTCGTCGAGGGATCCGGatcgttcctttccctctctcgcccgctCGCTACCCAACCGCCGCCGCCCTCACCGCCGGCGTTCTCGCCGCCAGCGACGGACGGCGCACACCGCAGGGACCCAGGCCCGCCTCCCACCCGAACGTCTTCGCCGCCCTCGCCGGGGAGGCGTCGCCCCCGACCCCGCCCCCCACCCCCGCCCCGGCCCTCGCGCTCTATTGGCACTGGACTGGCGCGGGGTGGCGCGGAGACCGGTCCCCGCCTCGAGATCGTTCCGTGCTATGTCGGTGAGTTCCCCAAGCTTGCCCCTGTGTCCGGTGCCTCCTCGCTGCTGCGGCAGGAGGAATTGAATTGAACCCTAACCACCGGTCACTCAGGCGCGGATTCGCGCCCGCTTCGTGGCGCTGCTGCCTAACTTAGCGTGCTCCACCCGCCCCTTTAGTTCGATTAGACTTGCAGTATCCAGCGCGCAGGCTCAATTTATCTGCCTGCAGAGCACCCTGGCTGGCCGCATGGGTGTTTTCTAGAATCAGTGGCCCGGCTCAATCCCCATGCCCTAACTGCATCCTGGATACACGGGTGTTTCAGGGGGCACCTGTCCTGGATACACTGGTGTTTCAGGGGCTGTTTCTGGACCAATTGAGTTCATGTGCTGCAACTGAGAGCCTGTAGCCATGCTTCCTGGCTATCACCATTGGTTACAATGCTGGGTTTTTGTAGTAATAGTTATGATTGCTGTGTGTGCAGTTTTGGTGTCTCGAATAGGCCCGTTGCTGCCTGGCCAGAGATCCTTTATGTAGGGTATCCTATGTATATTGTCAGAAGCATCTTGTATTGAATTAGTAtgg
The sequence above is drawn from the Miscanthus floridulus cultivar M001 chromosome 15, ASM1932011v1, whole genome shotgun sequence genome and encodes:
- the LOC136509195 gene encoding hydroxyproline O-galactosyltransferase GALT2-like produces the protein MKRARSSEGFLGVSRLRARRGLGAPLLAVAAFAYLLFVSIKLAGLGGAGPAPAAVGRRLATAGAGEPSARARGGGGVSGYGRITGEILRRREAVEARPERWGRRLGNFMELERVAAEAWALGAAAWEEASAFAGDVGDSIASRDVAGEGAAAKCPGSLALGAGETAAFLPCGLAAGSALTVVGTARAARPEYVEALERSGAGNGTVLVAQFAVELRGLRAADGEEPPRILHLNPRLRGDWSGRPVLEMNTCFRMQWGRAQRCDGTPSRDDDLVDGFKKCEKWERQDIVESKETKTSSWFNRFIGRAKKPEMTWPFPFSEGKMFVLTIQAGIEGYHINVGGRHVASFPHRMGFTLEDATGLAITGGIDVHSVYATALPKAHPSFSLLQVLEMSERWKARPVPEEPIHLFIGILSATNHFAERMAIRKTWMQFPAIQLGNAVARFFVALSHRKEINAALKKEAEYFGDIVILPFIDRYELVVLKTVAICQYGVQNVTADYIMKCDDDTFVRLDIVLQQITTYNRTLPLYLGNLNLLHRPQRRGKWAVTYEEWPEAAYPPYANGPGYVISADIARDIASRHTNHSLRLFKMEDVSMGMWVEDYNTSAPVQYVHSWRFCQFGCVDNYFTAHYQSPRQMLCLWEKLSARRASCCNYR